The Betaproteobacteria bacterium genome window below encodes:
- a CDS encoding ABC transporter substrate-binding protein: MPKLLRKTRVELNNAVFSLPDIVAKAEGFFEHEGLEVELVVPEKRKAMLAASGTRASEPTAIQSFLWHEGFELGEFSVYHACAWGQMRRTQDSCTGGKVITKRAAVSTQAIVVRGDSPCNVPQDLANVEVAVNFHAGSHYITLGMLAGFMNREEVKTVHVGIPNQRFQALLDGSIQAAAVMEPWISAAEKLGCKVICEAFYNGLEVADTSVDAEIFTALHRAHVKAVDTINQDIRPWLRHLTDEVPADIVKLDPENLHLPRLRYNHPEPYSPEEFRRTYDFMRSWGLIDAQSTYDRLVDARVVV; this comes from the coding sequence ATGCCCAAGCTACTGCGCAAGACCCGGGTGGAACTGAACAACGCCGTCTTCTCTCTGCCCGATATCGTAGCCAAGGCCGAGGGCTTTTTCGAGCACGAGGGGCTGGAGGTCGAACTGGTCGTGCCGGAAAAGCGCAAGGCGATGCTGGCTGCTTCCGGCACGAGGGCGAGCGAGCCCACTGCGATCCAGTCGTTTCTGTGGCACGAAGGTTTCGAACTGGGCGAGTTCTCGGTCTACCATGCATGCGCCTGGGGTCAGATGCGCCGCACGCAGGATTCGTGCACCGGGGGCAAGGTCATCACCAAGCGCGCCGCAGTGTCGACGCAGGCCATCGTGGTGCGCGGCGATTCGCCCTGCAACGTCCCGCAGGATCTCGCCAACGTCGAAGTCGCGGTCAATTTCCACGCCGGCTCGCACTACATCACGCTCGGCATGCTGGCCGGCTTCATGAACCGGGAGGAAGTGAAGACCGTTCACGTCGGCATTCCGAACCAGCGTTTTCAGGCACTGCTGGATGGGAGCATTCAGGCCGCCGCTGTCATGGAGCCGTGGATTTCGGCCGCCGAGAAGCTCGGCTGCAAGGTGATCTGCGAGGCGTTCTACAACGGCCTCGAAGTGGCCGATACGTCGGTCGATGCAGAGATTTTCACGGCGCTGCATCGAGCGCACGTCAAGGCCGTCGACACGATCAACCAGGACATACGTCCCTGGCTGCGGCACCTCACGGACGAAGTGCCGGCGGACATCGTGAAGCTCGATCCGGAGAATCTGCACCTGCCGCGCCTTCGCTACAACCATCCCGAGCCGTACTCGCCGGAAGAGTTCCGGCGCACCTACGATTTCATGCGCTCCTGGGGGCTCATCGACGCGCAGAGCACCTACGATCGGCTGGTGGATGCGCGCGTCGTCGTTTGA